In a genomic window of Acidilobus saccharovorans 345-15:
- a CDS encoding YeeE/YedE thiosulfate transporter family protein: MAGVPLFKVNPWVDAAFYAVLGFLFGVLAERTTYCIVVATHQVMGVKYSKVYEMILVGVAVSSLLTGLLVASGLVPAVDAYFKVPGAGWYTLLGSFIFGFGIMLGQGCMVGMLWKAGQGYLVNWLEIAGMIAGTVIFAFPVFDGLNLNWWWHHDTSLSIMNGAPQNYVPNLLDSFLSLRAAAALTGVIFFAGIMAAALWLRHNRLAWTGGERGKIWSSPYLLGTVFGLFMVASFVFLAGRDFNYLGVTTPVGLLGEYLTAPFGGVLGSASMPNNWFQTVGIASVFTFFILMILSGAMVSAIWRGTFSIRLPARNTNAAAEMAIAFLGGVILAIGARMAQGCSVGGFWSGLAALSLFGLVFTVGFIPGTIAGYYAYVAMSSAAARRVKTIRQLSSIELKVGNVDVSGLVVAVLWSMVLGAVGIELRAFNSALRVHMSPAAVSQWSAVMEVAAVVVLLLAVVGWLRRGSAASR; this comes from the coding sequence TTGGCAGGTGTTCCGCTGTTTAAGGTGAACCCCTGGGTTGACGCTGCTTTCTACGCAGTCCTGGGCTTCCTCTTTGGAGTCCTGGCCGAGAGGACCACGTACTGCATAGTAGTTGCGACCCATCAGGTAATGGGAGTTAAGTACAGCAAAGTCTATGAGATGATCCTCGTAGGGGTGGCGGTCTCCTCGCTCCTCACAGGGCTCCTAGTGGCCTCGGGGCTTGTTCCTGCAGTGGACGCCTATTTCAAGGTGCCGGGGGCGGGCTGGTACACCCTGTTAGGCTCATTCATATTTGGCTTCGGCATAATGCTTGGCCAGGGCTGCATGGTGGGCATGCTGTGGAAGGCCGGCCAGGGCTACCTGGTCAACTGGCTCGAAATAGCGGGCATGATAGCGGGCACTGTTATATTTGCCTTCCCAGTATTTGACGGGCTCAACCTTAACTGGTGGTGGCACCACGACACCTCACTCAGCATAATGAACGGGGCCCCCCAGAACTATGTGCCGAACCTTCTTGACAGCTTCCTGTCGCTCAGGGCGGCCGCCGCCCTCACTGGCGTTATATTCTTCGCTGGAATTATGGCCGCCGCCCTATGGCTCAGGCATAACAGGCTAGCCTGGACCGGCGGCGAACGGGGAAAGATTTGGAGCTCGCCGTATCTCCTTGGAACAGTGTTCGGCCTCTTCATGGTGGCCTCATTTGTGTTCCTGGCTGGCAGGGACTTCAACTACCTCGGCGTGACGACACCTGTTGGCCTCCTCGGGGAGTATTTGACGGCCCCCTTTGGCGGCGTCCTCGGCTCCGCGTCAATGCCAAACAATTGGTTCCAGACAGTGGGCATAGCCAGCGTGTTCACCTTCTTTATACTGATGATACTCTCCGGCGCCATGGTGTCAGCCATTTGGAGGGGGACGTTCTCGATCAGGCTCCCAGCGAGGAACACGAACGCCGCGGCTGAGATGGCAATAGCTTTCCTGGGAGGCGTCATACTAGCGATAGGCGCCAGGATGGCTCAGGGCTGCAGCGTCGGCGGCTTCTGGAGCGGCCTCGCGGCCCTGAGCCTCTTTGGGCTCGTCTTCACAGTAGGCTTCATACCTGGCACCATAGCCGGCTACTACGCATATGTTGCCATGAGCAGCGCGGCCGCCAGGAGAGTTAAGACAATAAGGCAGCTCTCCTCAATTGAGCTAAAGGTTGGCAACGTCGACGTAAGCGGGCTTGTGGTCGCAGTCCTTTGGTCTATGGTCCTTGGAGCTGTAGGAATAGAGCTCAGGGCCTTTAACTCGGCGCTCAGGGTTCACATGAGCCCTGCTGCAGTATCGCAGTGGTCAGCGGTAATGGAGGTCGCAGCAGTAGTAGTGCTGTTGCTGGCGGTCGTGGGCTGGCTAAGGAGGGGCTCCGCCGCTTCCCGTTAA
- a CDS encoding PadR family transcriptional regulator, giving the protein MQGWGPPWSHMARGRRRGWLRPLVLSLLAKRPMNGMELMEEIYRLTGGLWRPSPGSIYPTLAELSDEGFISRRDDGRYELTERGLQLAQTLYMPLASALDPLVMLDNALTDLEEQLSESPTMLKDKLQRLLEARRRLDAIIEKLKGQAGP; this is encoded by the coding sequence TTGCAGGGCTGGGGACCGCCATGGTCTCACATGGCCAGAGGAAGGAGAAGGGGTTGGCTGAGGCCGCTGGTCCTCTCACTTCTCGCTAAGAGGCCTATGAATGGCATGGAGCTTATGGAGGAAATTTACAGGCTCACAGGAGGTCTCTGGAGGCCCTCGCCGGGAAGCATTTACCCTACGCTTGCCGAGCTAAGCGACGAGGGCTTCATCTCAAGGCGCGACGATGGAAGATACGAGCTTACTGAGAGGGGGCTACAGCTGGCGCAGACCCTTTACATGCCCCTAGCGTCGGCCCTTGACCCGCTCGTGATGCTTGACAACGCCCTGACGGACCTTGAGGAGCAGCTTAGCGAGTCCCCAACTATGCTCAAGGACAAGCTTCAGCGCCTGCTTGAAGCAAGGAGGAGGCTTGACGCTATAATCGAGAAGCTGAAGGGACAGGCCGGCCCTTGA
- a CDS encoding radical SAM/SPASM domain-containing protein: protein MKGDEIFSDVLAEAFLTECPATPLSHLAEGSEGLAAEGVPYQVSAYVTRACNLRCLHCYISADKPLPDELSYEEWSRAFSELVDLGTRVLYILGGEPMLRRDIYDIISSASGLGMKVSMSTNGTLIGKREAVRLRESGLSEVQVSLDGPSEAINDSIRPPGSFRAAISAIRHLKEVGLRVTIGVTLFSANEAYVKSMIDLAKNLGVDSITFEALAPFGRAIVNRLQRPSENIWRTILPLAAGSPRISLSSMRFLMPISLLQESYRKAKELLGKSSYQTCPAGRSRMVIDANGDVYGCELLIGLMKPEGNVRRDSIKELWRGGFGGLRRRDLSNVLPCSSCTMYELCRGGCPARALQRYRTLRAPDPMCPYVKGRPVPSASRL from the coding sequence TTGAAAGGCGATGAGATATTCAGCGATGTCCTTGCCGAGGCCTTCCTGACGGAGTGCCCAGCGACGCCCCTAAGCCACTTGGCTGAGGGCTCAGAGGGTCTCGCTGCCGAGGGGGTTCCGTACCAGGTCTCCGCGTACGTCACCAGGGCCTGCAACCTCAGGTGCCTCCATTGCTATATCTCCGCTGATAAGCCTCTCCCTGATGAGTTGAGCTATGAGGAGTGGTCCCGGGCATTCTCGGAGCTCGTGGACCTGGGCACCAGAGTCCTGTACATCCTTGGCGGCGAGCCCATGCTCAGGAGGGACATCTACGACATCATAAGCTCAGCCTCAGGGCTCGGCATGAAGGTCTCCATGAGCACTAACGGCACGCTCATAGGTAAGAGGGAGGCCGTAAGGCTCAGGGAGTCAGGGCTCTCGGAGGTCCAGGTGTCACTTGACGGTCCAAGTGAGGCCATAAATGATTCCATAAGGCCGCCAGGCTCCTTCAGGGCCGCCATCTCGGCCATAAGGCACCTGAAGGAGGTGGGCCTCAGGGTCACCATCGGGGTCACCCTTTTCAGCGCTAACGAGGCCTATGTTAAGTCCATGATTGACTTAGCAAAGAACCTAGGAGTGGACAGCATAACTTTTGAGGCGCTGGCGCCTTTTGGGAGAGCGATTGTAAACCGGCTTCAACGGCCGTCTGAGAATATCTGGAGGACGATACTGCCTTTGGCGGCGGGCAGCCCAAGGATCTCGCTGAGCTCCATGAGGTTCCTTATGCCGATAAGCCTACTTCAGGAAAGCTACAGGAAGGCCAAGGAGTTGCTCGGCAAGAGCAGTTACCAGACGTGCCCAGCAGGCAGGTCAAGGATGGTGATAGACGCCAACGGTGACGTTTATGGGTGCGAGCTTCTTATTGGACTCATGAAGCCTGAGGGCAACGTGAGGAGGGACAGCATTAAGGAGCTTTGGAGGGGCGGCTTTGGGGGCCTCAGGCGGAGGGACCTGAGCAACGTGCTGCCGTGCAGCTCATGTACAATGTATGAGCTCTGCCGCGGCGGTTGCCCTGCCAGGGCGCTGCAGAGGTACAGGACGCTGAGGGCCCCCGACCCGATGTGCCCCTATGTCAAGGGCCGGCCTGTCCCTTCAGCTTCTCGATTATAG
- a CDS encoding PPC domain-containing DNA-binding protein yields MEVSLSPSSLIIARLHPGEELLESVRQLSRKYSISGGLIVAIGGLKHLEVGVYKQGKYDVQSFDAGEGETIELTSAVGSLALDETGAPSPHIHVTAALPDHQPVSGHLLKGVVSPLAEVFIVSASGTLRRLMDQSIGLPALTL; encoded by the coding sequence GTGGAAGTAAGCCTTTCTCCCTCATCCCTGATAATTGCAAGGCTTCACCCCGGGGAGGAGCTGCTTGAGTCCGTGAGGCAGCTCTCCAGGAAGTACTCAATAAGTGGCGGCCTCATAGTAGCCATCGGAGGCCTGAAGCACCTGGAGGTAGGCGTCTACAAGCAGGGAAAGTATGACGTCCAAAGCTTCGACGCCGGCGAGGGCGAGACCATAGAGCTCACGTCTGCCGTAGGGAGCCTGGCCCTCGACGAAACTGGGGCCCCCTCGCCTCACATACACGTGACGGCGGCACTGCCAGATCATCAACCCGTGTCGGGCCACCTGCTTAAGGGCGTGGTCAGCCCCCTGGCTGAAGTCTTCATAGTGAGCGCCTCTGGGACCCTTCGGAGGCTCATGGATCAGTCCATAGGGCTTCCGGCGTTAACTCTGTGA
- a CDS encoding aldehyde ferredoxin oxidoreductase family protein, giving the protein MTRLKGYGGKVLRVDLTHRTYRAEELDPSLAKAFIGGRGLNAYRLYWEVPPGVDPLGPENKLMIATGPLVGFPHGLGSRLNVTSRSPLTGLLGDSNAGTHFSEEMKFAGYDQIIIEGRSERPVYLYITESGVEFMDAEGLWGFTVSQTHEAIRHELGDQRVQVGAVGPAAENLVKFAGVFFNVYRAAGRTGMGTVLASKNVKAIAVRGDGYIEAENVDELIKVIDEMLRRIYENPQYWPRRIMGTSRVLMAGQRLGFLPGRHFQDPVVDYAYDVSGERLAREYNVKVRACSAGCALPCARFFMIKRGPLAGLMGEGPEYEPLGGFTVRVGNRDLDRALKIILKVADYGMDAITTSEVIAWLMELRQRGEITDEEAGVKLEWGNPDTIEELVDMIAYRRGIGKVLAEGVKRASEMLNRGKDIAFHVKGLEMIQADPRALKGYGLGFAVASRGADHLRSEPFVEVEDDPELGKKMFGEPEAAMRLGVKGKGKLINYFEDLNAIVDSFESCKNTAENMLILDFDMAARAYTAITGIHVTESEMREAGMRIVNIERAYLVREGVRRSHDRLPKRFLEEPLRSGPAKGHVIELDVMLDEYYDVRGWTRDGVPRRSTLLRLGLKEVAMDLEARGIKLED; this is encoded by the coding sequence TTGACGAGGCTTAAGGGCTATGGAGGGAAGGTGCTCAGGGTAGACCTTACTCACAGAACATACAGGGCTGAGGAGCTCGACCCCTCGCTCGCCAAGGCCTTCATAGGCGGCAGGGGGCTCAACGCCTACAGGCTATACTGGGAGGTTCCGCCGGGCGTCGACCCGCTGGGGCCTGAGAACAAGCTAATGATAGCGACGGGGCCCCTGGTAGGCTTCCCCCACGGCCTTGGGTCGAGGCTTAACGTGACCTCCCGCTCGCCCCTGACAGGCCTCCTCGGGGACTCCAACGCAGGCACTCACTTCTCCGAGGAGATGAAGTTCGCCGGCTATGACCAGATAATCATAGAGGGCAGAAGTGAAAGGCCTGTGTACCTGTACATCACGGAGTCAGGCGTTGAGTTCATGGATGCCGAGGGCCTCTGGGGGTTCACCGTGTCGCAGACCCACGAGGCTATAAGGCATGAACTCGGGGATCAGAGGGTCCAGGTGGGCGCAGTTGGGCCTGCGGCTGAAAACCTTGTGAAGTTCGCTGGGGTCTTCTTCAACGTCTACAGGGCCGCCGGCAGGACTGGCATGGGGACGGTGTTGGCCTCCAAGAACGTTAAGGCAATAGCCGTGAGGGGGGACGGCTACATTGAAGCTGAGAACGTAGATGAGCTCATCAAGGTTATAGATGAGATGCTCCGCAGAATCTATGAGAACCCGCAGTACTGGCCAAGGAGAATAATGGGCACGTCGAGGGTGCTGATGGCCGGCCAGAGGCTTGGCTTTCTCCCAGGGAGGCACTTCCAGGACCCAGTGGTTGACTACGCGTATGATGTCAGCGGCGAGAGGCTCGCCAGGGAGTACAACGTTAAGGTGAGGGCGTGCTCGGCCGGCTGCGCACTGCCCTGCGCGAGGTTCTTCATGATAAAGAGGGGGCCGCTGGCCGGCCTCATGGGTGAGGGGCCTGAGTACGAGCCCCTCGGCGGCTTCACCGTCAGGGTGGGCAACAGGGACCTGGACAGGGCGCTCAAGATAATACTCAAGGTGGCGGACTACGGCATGGACGCCATAACCACGAGCGAGGTCATAGCTTGGCTCATGGAGCTGAGGCAGCGCGGTGAGATAACGGATGAGGAGGCCGGCGTGAAGCTGGAGTGGGGCAACCCTGACACAATAGAGGAGCTCGTGGACATGATAGCCTACAGGAGGGGCATAGGCAAGGTCCTGGCAGAGGGCGTCAAGAGGGCCTCTGAGATGCTGAACAGAGGCAAGGACATAGCGTTCCACGTTAAGGGGCTGGAGATGATACAGGCGGACCCGAGGGCCCTCAAGGGCTACGGCCTCGGCTTTGCGGTGGCCAGCAGGGGAGCGGATCACCTCAGGTCTGAGCCCTTCGTTGAGGTTGAGGACGATCCTGAGCTTGGCAAGAAGATGTTCGGGGAGCCCGAGGCAGCGATGAGGCTAGGCGTCAAGGGTAAGGGCAAGCTGATAAACTACTTTGAGGACCTCAATGCAATCGTAGATTCGTTTGAGTCCTGTAAAAACACGGCAGAGAACATGCTAATACTTGACTTTGATATGGCCGCCAGGGCCTACACCGCAATCACAGGAATCCACGTCACCGAGAGCGAGATGAGGGAGGCCGGCATGAGGATAGTTAACATAGAGAGGGCCTACCTAGTCAGGGAAGGAGTGAGGAGGTCCCACGACAGGCTGCCGAAGAGGTTCCTGGAGGAGCCGCTGAGGAGCGGGCCAGCTAAGGGGCACGTGATAGAACTTGACGTCATGTTAGATGAATATTATGACGTGAGAGGCTGGACCAGGGATGGCGTACCAAGGAGGTCCACCCTACTAAGGCTGGGGCTCAAGGAGGTGGCCATGGACTTGGAGGCCAGGGGAATAAAGCTCGAGGACTAG
- a CDS encoding sulfurtransferase TusA family protein, giving the protein MSEARKVLVDARGLSCPGPITEIVKAYRNLKNGDTIEIWATDPGFKPDVEAWVKRTGNQLVEVREEKDKIVAVIKVTAKK; this is encoded by the coding sequence ATGAGTGAGGCCAGAAAGGTCCTTGTAGACGCTAGGGGGCTCTCGTGCCCAGGCCCCATAACTGAGATAGTTAAGGCCTACAGGAATCTAAAGAACGGAGACACCATAGAGATCTGGGCCACGGATCCCGGCTTCAAGCCTGACGTGGAGGCCTGGGTTAAGAGGACGGGAAACCAGCTGGTCGAGGTTAGAGAGGAGAAGGACAAAATAGTGGCCGTGATAAAGGTCACCGCTAAAAAATAA
- a CDS encoding mechanosensitive ion channel family protein gives MSGVLSTLSYALTQSLPSIIEFIIIEFIIIVVIGVVVAYAVAAVLRRVLNLRFFAQYPDVANLLGLSVGAVKAFIILISLAIGFSVLKLGMATVYMTEIANYLPSLAGAIVLLTLGIALVNILVDYMQKQVGGSGNPFFGAIFNVLKFGLYAVIITVAAQLAIFYWIKFINPYLFYDIIIASVILVATLSITDTVVDNLLKSHPELKDLAGYGRFLLYVVFLLIAIAVIVQPFSNVTSIIYAFSWGFAIAFAIAVIPLVYMLIKRVSKELA, from the coding sequence GTGAGTGGCGTGCTCTCAACTCTAAGCTACGCCCTTACTCAGAGCCTGCCCTCGATAATAGAATTCATTATAATAGAATTCATTATAATAGTAGTAATAGGCGTCGTAGTTGCTTATGCAGTTGCCGCGGTCCTAAGAAGAGTACTAAACCTCAGGTTCTTCGCCCAGTACCCTGACGTTGCCAACCTATTAGGCCTCAGCGTCGGCGCTGTAAAGGCCTTCATTATATTGATATCACTGGCCATAGGGTTCTCAGTGCTAAAGCTCGGCATGGCAACCGTCTATATGACTGAGATAGCCAACTACCTGCCCTCCCTGGCAGGCGCTATAGTGCTGCTAACGCTTGGAATAGCGCTCGTTAACATACTCGTGGACTACATGCAGAAGCAGGTGGGCGGCTCCGGAAACCCATTCTTCGGGGCCATATTTAACGTGCTTAAGTTCGGCCTCTACGCAGTGATAATAACGGTTGCAGCCCAGCTGGCAATATTCTACTGGATAAAGTTCATAAACCCATACCTGTTCTATGACATCATAATCGCTTCAGTGATACTTGTAGCTACTTTAAGCATAACTGACACCGTGGTTGACAACCTCCTGAAGTCGCACCCTGAGCTCAAAGACCTGGCCGGCTACGGTAGGTTCCTGCTCTACGTCGTGTTCCTACTTATAGCAATAGCTGTCATAGTGCAGCCGTTCTCTAATGTTACAAGCATCATATATGCGTTCAGCTGGGGCTTTGCTATAGCCTTTGCAATAGCAGTCATACCGCTGGTCTACATGCTCATAAAAAGAGTCTCCAAAGAATTAGCATGA
- a CDS encoding NUDIX hydrolase: MRGLYPDQPIVGVGSLVIINDRVLLVKRAAPPDKDKWAIPGGKVELGEGLYAAAERELAEETGLLCSSKGVVNVDEIITRDENGKVMFHYILITVLMENCRGTPRASSDAVDVRLFDIKEASESAEVAASTREFLKKVMRGLTTMTNPIEVITTSSR, from the coding sequence TTGCGCGGGCTTTACCCGGATCAGCCTATTGTAGGCGTTGGTTCCCTTGTAATAATTAACGATCGGGTCCTCCTGGTTAAGAGGGCGGCGCCGCCAGACAAGGACAAGTGGGCTATACCTGGGGGCAAGGTAGAGCTCGGCGAGGGGCTCTACGCCGCCGCCGAGAGGGAGCTAGCTGAGGAGACAGGTCTACTATGTAGCTCTAAAGGCGTAGTGAACGTCGATGAAATAATAACTAGAGACGAAAATGGAAAGGTAATGTTCCACTACATCCTGATAACGGTCCTTATGGAAAACTGTAGGGGGACTCCAAGGGCTTCAAGCGATGCTGTAGATGTTAGGCTGTTTGACATTAAGGAGGCGTCGGAAAGCGCGGAGGTTGCTGCCTCGACGCGCGAGTTCCTCAAAAAGGTTATGAGAGGCCTGACAACCATGACGAACCCCATTGAGGTCATCACTACGTCATCGCGATGA
- a CDS encoding DMT family transporter, with the protein MIPRAAALAMAVSVGVAFGVHDAVAKMKLEGADPSLLSFSTLLAGLPLLAIVLPFAGGLRLTLASAGLFIVAGIVNFSVGRTLMYAATSRLSSSGASVMTSSSAAFSILMSLILGERVTPSIVLGVVAIMAGVYLASDWGTERFSLSGLGLGLATGFAIASSVAIIKLGDLYGGSPGLGVIIAYLSGLVALSPRASLGLLRRSGKPVAIMGLAAALGQLLRYVALTSLEVDVVTPLQNLRPIVTTALLYGATREAGKHPMIRHWVAACVAFLGILLVSGTIAL; encoded by the coding sequence TTGATACCAAGAGCAGCAGCTCTCGCAATGGCCGTGTCGGTTGGCGTGGCCTTTGGAGTACATGACGCTGTCGCGAAGATGAAACTTGAAGGCGCTGACCCGTCACTTCTCTCGTTCTCGACGCTCTTGGCAGGGCTCCCGCTCCTTGCTATAGTGCTGCCCTTCGCTGGCGGCCTCAGGCTAACCCTCGCGTCAGCTGGGCTCTTTATTGTAGCTGGCATAGTGAACTTCAGCGTCGGAAGGACACTCATGTACGCCGCGACCTCCCGACTATCCTCCAGTGGTGCGAGCGTTATGACCAGCTCCAGCGCGGCCTTCTCAATACTCATGAGCCTGATCCTGGGCGAGCGGGTAACGCCCTCAATAGTTCTAGGGGTCGTCGCTATAATGGCCGGCGTTTACCTGGCTTCGGACTGGGGCACGGAGAGGTTCAGCCTCTCGGGCCTTGGACTTGGGCTTGCCACAGGCTTTGCCATAGCGTCATCAGTGGCTATAATAAAGCTTGGCGACCTCTACGGTGGCAGCCCAGGGCTCGGAGTGATAATAGCTTACCTCTCAGGGCTGGTGGCGCTTAGCCCCAGGGCTAGCCTGGGCCTGCTGAGGAGGTCCGGGAAGCCTGTCGCTATAATGGGCCTGGCCGCGGCCCTGGGCCAGCTTCTCAGGTACGTGGCCCTCACGTCCTTGGAAGTTGACGTCGTGACCCCGCTTCAAAACCTGAGGCCCATAGTGACGACCGCCTTACTTTACGGCGCCACCAGGGAGGCTGGCAAGCACCCTATGATAAGGCACTGGGTCGCGGCCTGCGTGGCGTTCCTTGGAATACTGCTGGTGTCGGGAACTATAGCTCTATAA
- a CDS encoding B12-binding domain-containing radical SAM protein, protein MANQLEAGAVTKKYRKGMTKVGLFYPSTYGVAMSSLVYHRLYFMLNDMENAYVERLVMPSASGGPVQLRGLEGGTPLRSFDYLVIPVHYELDYANVVRALIGSGVSVRSADRAGPKIIMGGPAVTANPEPMADAADAIIMGDLEPSSLWLEEVLNEGAPIEPSEHVYVPSYGPHEVRIASSGEIRGDPRRVMAPEAAFTIAVELVRGCPFSCIFCMDSYITKPFRPRPADDVVREARQLYQRYKERVAMIGLTVNASPWFKEVLSSLLSEGIRFSLPSMRAELLDEESVGLIASAGQRTITLAPETSQRLRFALGKSSRNEDFLRVAERAGKLGLTVKLYMMVGVPGEREGDLREAAELVKSVSQVARVELSVNPLIIKPQTPLQWLPMKDEGELNRRLRLFRELVPGVNFSFYDPFLALVQASISLGNRDTLKYIVETAMEGVGRGSWRRRAAEGMFSSAVRPRASPLPWSHVIGAVDEGTLKMRLKAYLAEVPEALEELGDVKGIF, encoded by the coding sequence ATGGCAAACCAGTTGGAGGCCGGCGCTGTAACAAAGAAGTACAGGAAGGGCATGACAAAGGTTGGCCTCTTCTACCCGTCAACCTATGGAGTGGCCATGTCGTCCCTGGTATACCACAGGCTCTACTTTATGTTAAATGACATGGAGAACGCCTACGTTGAGAGGCTCGTGATGCCTAGCGCTTCAGGAGGCCCTGTACAGCTCAGGGGGCTGGAGGGCGGCACACCCCTCAGGTCCTTTGACTACCTAGTTATACCGGTGCACTACGAGCTTGACTATGCTAACGTAGTTAGAGCGCTCATAGGCTCAGGGGTTAGCGTGAGGTCTGCCGACAGGGCCGGCCCGAAGATAATAATGGGAGGGCCCGCCGTGACGGCGAACCCGGAACCCATGGCAGACGCGGCAGATGCCATAATAATGGGCGACCTGGAGCCGTCAAGTCTGTGGCTAGAGGAGGTGCTCAACGAGGGCGCTCCCATAGAGCCCTCTGAGCACGTTTACGTCCCATCTTATGGACCTCACGAGGTTCGCATAGCCTCCTCCGGCGAGATAAGGGGGGATCCCAGGAGAGTAATGGCTCCGGAGGCCGCATTTACAATAGCTGTTGAGCTGGTGAGGGGCTGCCCCTTCTCATGCATTTTCTGTATGGACTCCTACATAACCAAGCCGTTCAGGCCCAGGCCCGCCGATGATGTAGTCAGGGAGGCCAGGCAGCTTTACCAAAGGTACAAGGAGAGGGTTGCCATGATAGGGCTCACTGTGAACGCCAGCCCGTGGTTTAAGGAAGTCCTGAGCTCGCTCCTCAGTGAGGGGATAAGGTTCTCCCTGCCCTCCATGAGGGCGGAGCTCCTCGACGAGGAGTCCGTGGGGCTCATAGCGTCTGCCGGCCAGAGGACAATAACGCTAGCCCCCGAGACCTCACAGAGGCTCAGGTTCGCCCTGGGCAAGTCGTCAAGGAATGAGGACTTCCTGAGGGTTGCCGAGAGGGCTGGCAAGCTTGGGCTTACAGTTAAGCTCTACATGATGGTCGGGGTGCCTGGGGAGAGGGAGGGGGACCTGAGGGAGGCCGCGGAGCTTGTTAAGAGCGTGTCACAGGTGGCCAGAGTTGAGCTCAGCGTCAACCCCCTCATCATTAAGCCTCAGACCCCGCTCCAGTGGCTCCCCATGAAGGACGAGGGGGAGCTGAACAGGAGGCTGAGGCTGTTCCGCGAGCTCGTGCCAGGTGTTAACTTCAGCTTTTACGACCCCTTCCTTGCGCTGGTGCAGGCCTCAATATCGCTTGGCAACAGGGATACCCTAAAGTACATAGTTGAGACTGCAATGGAAGGCGTTGGCAGAGGCTCGTGGAGAAGGCGCGCCGCGGAGGGCATGTTCTCAAGCGCCGTGAGGCCCAGGGCGTCCCCGCTGCCATGGAGCCATGTAATAGGGGCCGTGGATGAGGGCACCCTGAAAATGAGGCTTAAGGCATATCTGGCAGAGGTGCCTGAGGCGCTGGAGGAGCTAGGGGATGTCAAGGGAATATTTTAA
- a CDS encoding 4Fe-4S dicluster domain-containing protein, translating to MESKGIHVVVDPSKCVGCNICELWCSYEHEGVFSRSLSRISVITYERLGFDYPVVCQQCEPAPCVELCPTGALSKGKLGEVNLDKGKCIGCRVCSEVCPYGAARMEPREARYPLICDLCGGEPMCVARCPTNALSLSKVTNVKVKPRNAAEAFAISELRKLADEWGVDVDEA from the coding sequence ATGGAGTCTAAGGGGATCCACGTAGTTGTGGACCCCTCTAAGTGCGTTGGCTGTAATATATGCGAGCTCTGGTGCTCCTATGAACATGAAGGTGTGTTCTCGAGGTCCCTCTCCAGAATATCAGTTATAACTTATGAACGCCTAGGCTTTGATTATCCCGTGGTATGCCAGCAGTGTGAGCCAGCCCCATGCGTCGAGCTGTGCCCCACCGGCGCGCTGAGCAAAGGAAAGCTCGGTGAGGTGAACCTAGACAAGGGCAAGTGCATAGGCTGCAGGGTGTGCAGCGAGGTCTGTCCCTATGGCGCTGCGAGAATGGAGCCCAGGGAGGCCCGCTACCCCCTCATCTGTGACCTGTGCGGCGGGGAGCCCATGTGCGTCGCCAGGTGCCCAACTAATGCGCTGTCGCTTTCCAAGGTAACCAACGTAAAGGTGAAGCCGCGTAACGCCGCCGAGGCCTTCGCCATAAGCGAGCTCAGGAAGTTGGCGGATGAGTGGGGTGTTGACGTTGACGAGGCTTAA